From Thalassotalea psychrophila:
GTGTTTATACAGTAAATACCGCGAAAGAACGCAAACAACAATTACAACAATCTATTTATCAACAAACTGAACGAATAGATTTAGCTTGGCTAAAATCCCTCGAAACATTACCCCAAAGCAATAATGCTGTGATGTTAGGTATAGCCTCTGATTGTGGTGGCGGCATTTTAAGAGGAGCAAATTGGGGACCGTTATTTTTACGAGCTACATTACACGAACAGTCTCCAGAACTTAGCTATTTTGATATCGGCGACGTTAGAGTTAATCCGCATTTATTGCATGATAAGTACTTGAATGAATTAACCATCAGTAAATGTCGTGATGCATTTTATCAAGATAATAACGCCAAATACCCCGTTAGCCCTTTATCTATTACAGAATTAGTGGCCGATGAATTTTATGCTACCTACCCTGACAAAGGTTTGTTTGGTATTGGCGGCGATCACTCCATTAGCTACCCATTAACTAAAGCTTATCTTAAAGCTAAGTTGCAGCAAGACAAAAGAGTAGCAATTATTCATTTTGATGCACACACCGATTTGTTAGTTGATCGTCTTGGTATTGATTTATGTTTTGGCTCCTGGTGCACCCATATTTTAAAATACTTGCATAGCCCTACACACTTAATTCAAATTGGTATTCGCTCGAGCGGAAAACCGAAGGCTCACTGGGAAAGTAAGTTTGGTGTTACCCAACATTGGGCTAAAGAAGTACAAGAACTTGGCGTTGAGTATGTTATTGGAACAATTTTAAAACAACTGCAAGACGAAAAAATCGATGAGCTTTATGTGAGCTTTGACATAGATGCCATCGATTCTAGTTTTGTTTCAGCTACAGGAACACCTGAGCCTGACGGACTCACTCCCACTGAAGCGATGGATATTTTAAAAGCCTTGGCAGAGAAGTATCCGATAACAGGTGCAGATATGATGGAAATAGCGCCGTTTACCGATACTAGTGGAGAAGGCATTAAAAGTTCTCAGCAAACTTTAGCTGTTGCTGCAGAATTGTCGGCATTCCTTCTAACTAAAATGTCGGAAAATTAGCACTATCACTGAAGAAAATCATATCTCGTTGAATAAAGGGATATGATAAATTTTGCTGCACGAAAAGTTCATTTCCTGAACTTGTTTCAGGATCTTCAATTGATCTGGAAAGTGCCACTAACTGCCATACGACACTAGAAAAAACATACCGTCATCCCACTGTGCTTTTGAGTGGGATCTCGTCCAGTTTTAAGGTGACTTAATTCGGCAGCTTTGTGCCATTAAGAGACAGTCGAATTGATTAGGCCGAATAGAGTGATATTAATGAACAGCCCCATTCCCAGCAAAAACCATTGCCGTTAAAACAGTAACTGTGCCTAACACTATATCTACAGGCATTGAGACAAGTAACAAAGTTTGTGTTGGATAACTGTACCAGTTTCGATATCTATGTTCTAAAAAGAGTTGATCACCTTTTTTTGTAACATCGAATGTTATGAATTCATCATCTATAAGTACAGTTAAAATTCCTTGACTGGAATTAAGCCATTTAATTTGATTAGTATCAAATTCAATATTTTGTATTACCGAGCCATTCTCAGCCGACTGAAGGTTCGTAAAAGGTAAGTAGTCGCCACGAAACAACTTGTCCGATACGATAAGGTCTGAATCAGTTAGTGAAACTTTCTTACTACTTTCATGATCTACTGTAACTGTTCCATGTGTAGCTCTAGCGCCAATACTGGCTATGTGAGATGAAGAGACACAGCCAGATAGCCATAGAAAACAAATTATAAAAAATAAGAATCTCTTACCCATATTATATTCTTCTCTTACATTAAGCTTTCCAATCAATTAGTTCAATCTCCAGTTCAGGTATGTTTTTATTGATAAGTTCATAGAGCAAAATACGTCTTGGAGGGGCATCTTTATTGGAGGGCATTCTTGTTCTAATGGATTCCATTTCAGAACCGTTAATTTGAACAGTCCCGCTACATACTTCTACTGCATCTGACCAATAGTTATCTGATGTAATCAGTTCACACGAATAGTTATCTATTACACTAGCGGCTTCTTCTTGAGATGCACTCTCATTTTCAGCTTCTAATAAAAACCTTTCGCTTGTGCCTTCAACTAACCATTTGCTGTATACATCCAAATTATCTGTACCTGAATAATGTGAGCAACCACCAGAGCTTGTTAATTTGAGATTAGTTGCAATAACAACATTATCTGTATAATCATGATGAATGACTTCAATGCTCTTGCCATCAAGGCTGCTTAGTGAAATCGATGCAATTTTCTCATCCAATTTTTCAATTTCCCAAACTGCTAATTCCCCAATTCCTATTTCTAAAGGTGCTACACAAGAACCTCCACCACCATCTGAACCACCTCCATAGCAAGAAAAGAGGTTGGTAAAAAAAATTAGTATGAATATAAATTTTATTTTTTGCACAGCGTTAGATTCCATTCTACAAAGTAAAAGTATATGTTTGGTAAGCGTTCGAATAAGCCTGTGAGTCTTTGATTACATTACAAAACTAAATAACAGCCCTGCAAAAAGTAATTCCGTAAAGCTAATGAAAAGGTAAAGTAATAAATGACATCAAAACAATGAATATAATTAAAGCATAATGATGTGAATATGAATTGTTAATAAATGTTAAATGAAATGTAAGAACCATTATCTGGCTTATGTTAATTATTGTGGCGTTACTCAAGCTCAGCATCGAATTACTAATGGCCGCTTATCGCTCATTGCAGCCCGTGAGCTTTTGATTACATTACGTTAATTCATTGAACGGTTCAACTGTGCCACAAGCGAACATCTAACAATTATGTAAGTATCAATTGGGTGTATTGATATTGCTTTATTTAGACCGTTTTAGTAAATAAATTAATTTTTCTTTAAAGAGAAAGGCAATAATTGCCAATAAGATTAAGAGTCCAAGGAATATCTTTATACCGTACTCAGGCCAAATATATTGAGCAAGACCATATAAGGCTCCCATTGCAATAATGTATGCTATTTGTACAACTGCCATTTTCCAGCCTGATCCCCAAACTATCAAAGCGGCACAAATTATAAATCCAATGATTATTTCAAAGTCACCCATAGAATCTTCCTAATATTAAGAGAACTTTAAACACTTTTGATTTTGTTGAACCATTCTATGTCTGCTGATCGCTCTTAACAGACTATTTTAAAACGATTATTGAAGCAATTAAATAAAACAATAATGTTAATGATGTCATTCTGAGTAACAATCTTATCGGCTTGTTTAGCTTAAACGAACCAGCCACATGCCCTAAAAGTAGAACAAGTCCCAAAATAATATTAGGTAGATAATCGTGTTGCATTGAACCAATTAGCAATAATAAAATAGCTAGTAACATACCATATCCATAGTATGAGTTAGTTGCCATCCCCTTTGGCTCAGCACAAATAAAATCTAAAAATTTAAAATTCAATATCTTCACCATATAAACAAACTACTTATGTGAGTTCGCCAACTTCAGCTCATCGCTCAAAGTAGCCTTCCACAACCGCAACAACTTGTTGATTTACAATAACATCAAGTAAAGAGATGATACAAATAGAATCGTTGTTCAGTAGAATAATTGAGTGGAATAAATATTAACATTTTGTAGAACTGTAAAATATAAAAAGGGACCGATAAGGTCCCTTAATGAAATGCTAGAGCTTTGTAGTATTAAAATGACATTACTGAGAAACAAGTTCTTTTTTAGGTTCAACAATAACGTCTAAACTATCAGATTTTTTGTTTACACAAACTTTCGCAACACCACCTTGCATTAAATTACCAAATAGAAGTTCATTAGCAAGAGGCTTTTTCAATTTCTCTTGGATAAGTCTAGCCATAGGTCTCGCACCCATAGATTTGTCATAACCATGATTAGCCAGCCAAGTTCTAGCATCTTTAGACATTTCCAAAGAAACTCCCTTACCATCAAGTTGCACTTGCAATTCAACAATAAATTTATCTACAACCTGTTCTACTACTTCATTTTCTAAATGGTTAAACCAAATGATAGAGTCTAAGCGATTACGAAACTCAGGCGAAAATACGCGGTTAATTTCGCTCATTGCATCATGACTATGATCTTGTTGTCTAAAGCCAATAGATTTGCGCTGAGTTTCTTGTACACCTGCATTAGTTGTTAATACTAAGACTACATTTCTAAAATCGGCTTTACGACCATTATTATCAGTTAGGGTACCGTGATCCATAACTTGTAATAATATATTGTAAATATCGGAATGAGCTTTCTCAATTTCATCTAGCAACACAACAGAATGTGGATGTTTAATGACAGAATCAGTTAATAAACCACCTTGCTCAAAACCAACGTAACCAGGAGGCGCACCAATTAAGCGACTAACCGCATGTTTTTCCATGTACTCTGACATGTCAAAACGCAATAATTCAACACCTAATTGCTTGGCTAATTGTTGAGTCACTTCTGTTTTACCAACCCCAGTTGGACCTGAGAATAAAAATGAACCGATTGGCTTTTCTTCAGCACCAAGCCCTGCTCTGCTTAATCTGATCACCGATGTTAAGCCATCGATTGCTTCATCTTGACCAAACACTACCATTTTTAAGTTACGGTCAATATTCATCAAGTTATCTTTTTCAGTGGATGAAACAGACTTTTCAGGGATACGGGCGATACTGGCAACAATCGATTCGATATCACCGATATTGATCACTTTTTTACGTTTTGCTGCCGTAACAAGTTGCTGTTTAGCTCCAGCTTCATCAATAACATCTATAGCCTTGTCAGGTAAGAATCTGTCATTGATGTACTTTGCAGAAAGCTCTGCTGCAGCTCTTAAGGCTTTGTTTGAATATTTAACACTATGATGCTCTTCATATCTTTCCTTTAAGCCCATCAATATTTTTGTTGTTTCATCAATACTGGGTTCATGAATATCAATTTTTTGGAATCGACGAGCAAGTGCTCTGTCTTTTTCAAAAATTGTTTTAAATTCTTGGAATGTAGTTGAGCCCATACAACGCAATTTGCCTGAAGACAATAATGGTTTAATCAGATTAGAAGCATCCATCATGCCGCCAGAGGCAGCACCTGCGCCAATTATGGTATGAATTTCATCAATAAATAAAATAGCGTGTTTATCTTTTTGTAACTCTTTTAATAACGCTTTAAAGCGTTTTTCAAAATCACCACGATACTTAGTACCAGCAAGCAATGCGCCCATATCTAAAGAATAAATGGTTGCATCAGCTAATACTTCTGGGGCTTTATTTTCAACAATTAATTTGGCTAACCCTTCAGCAATTGCGGTTTTACCGACACCGGCCTCACCAACAAATAAGGGGTTATTTTTACGGCGACGACTTAAAACTTGTACAGCCCTGTTTAATTCATTCGCTCGACCAATCATAGGATCGATTTCGCCTCGAGCAGCTAATACATTTAAGTTATCAGCATACGCATCCAAATTTTTAGATTCATCTTCAGGCGTTACTGGTTGCTCTAAACTTGGACTAACTTCTTCTGGTTGCAGATTTTTCGCAATGCCATGCGAAATATAATTAACGATATCAAGTCGAGTAATATCAGATTTTTTAAGGAAATAGGCAGCTTGAGATTCTTGTTCACTAAAAATAGCGACTAAAACATTGGCACCATTAACCTCGGTTTTACCAGAAGATTGCACATGAAAAACTGCACGTTGCAAAACTCGTTGAAATCCTAATGTAGGCTGAGTTTCTCTATCATCATCACCTTGTGGAATAACTGGCGTTGTTTCTCCGATAAAGTTCAGAATTTCCATTTTTAACTTGTTGATGTCACCACCACAAGCATTTATAGCATCTACCGCTTCCGGGTTTTCTAATAGCGCTAACAACAAATGCTCTACCGTCATAAATTCATGGCGAGAATCCTTCGCCTGACGAAAAGCTAAATTTAACGAAATTTCCAAATCTTTATTCAACATAGGCACACTCCTGAGACTCTATACTTCTAAACTAGTACTAACACGGGGAAAAACCAATATATTTCTGAAACTTTTTTGTCCTTACTACACCTTTTCCATGGTGCACATCAATGGATGCTGATTTTCACGTGCATAACGGCACACTAAATCAACCTTAGTTTCTGCAACCTCGGCACTGAAAATGCCGCAACTTGCTTTACCTTTATAATGTATTGTCAGCATGATGTCAGTAGCTTGATCACTGTTCATGCCGAAAAACTTACTTAATATTTCCACAACAAAATCCATGGGCGTGTAATCATCATTTAATAAAATTACCCGATACATCGATGGACGCTTAAATTTTTCTTTTTCAATTTCCAGCGTCTGAAGATCACCCTCAAGCTCTTCTTTTCTCTTACCCATACTCAAATAATAGCCTTAACTTTGTGTTCTGTAGAATTCTTTTTGTAAAATAAATGTAAAAAAAACCAATGATTTAACTTGACTATTCTACAGAATTATCTAAATTTTTATAAGTGACTAATTTTTAGACACAAATTGTTCGTATTTATTGCAAAAAATTAATAACGAAGTATGAATTAAATTTAATCATGCTTAGGCCAGTAAATATAACAAATTACCGATTCATAAAGAAGGAAGTTAGTAATATGGCAAACGGTACAGTGAAATGGTTTAACAACGCAAAAGGTTTTGGTTTTATTTGTCCTGAAGAAGGTGGTGAAGATATATTTGCTCACTACTCTACAATTGTAATGGACGGTTACCGAACATTGAAGGCTGGTCAACACGTTGATTATGAACTCAACCAAGGTCCCAAGGGACATCATGCGGCAAGTATAAAACCAACAGACTGCGAATAACACATCAAAATGTGTTAAACAAAATAAACACCTAAGGGTGTTTTTTTGTTTCAGGGAAGGAATAAATTAGAATTTCCTGTGACTAACAGGTGCAGATATGTGGGGTCAGACTGGCCTCTAACTAGTTCCGGTTACATCGAATTGGGGTCAGAGCAAAACACTATTTAAAAAATAGGTTTGGTCTGACCCCCATATAGCTGCAACTGCAGTTATAGTTTGATTAAAATGCGCTTAAAGCTGCATTTAATGTTGCACTTGGACGCATTGCTTTTGAAGCTAGTTCAACATTTGCTTGGTAGTAACCATCAATGTTGTTCTCAACACCTTGAGCTGAGTTTAATTCTTCAACTATTTTAGCTTCGTTTTCAGTTAACGTTGCAGCAAGAGCAGTAAATTTAGCTTTAAGAGCAGCATCAGTATCTTGAGCAGCTAATTCTTGTGCCCAGTACATTGCAAGGTAGAAATGAGAACCACGGTTATCAATTTGCCCTACACGGCGTGCTGGCGATTTGTTCTCAGCTAAGAATGTTGCTGTAGCAGCATCTAATGTATCAGCAAGCACTTGTGCTTGAGGGTTATTAGCAAAACCACTAACGTGCTCTAGCGACGCAGCTAATGCCAAGAACTCACCAAGAGAATCCCAACGTAAATAGTTTTGTTGTTCAAACTGTTGAACATGCTTAGGAGCAGAGCCACCAGCACCAGTTTCAAATAAACCACCACCGTTCATTAATGGCACGATTGAAAGCATTTTAGCTGACGTACCTAATTCTAAAATTGGGAATAAGTCAGTTAAGTAATCACGTAACACATTACCTGTAACAGATATGGTATCTAAACCATCTTTAGCACGTTGAAGTGTTACTTTAGTTGCGTCAATTGGTGCTAAAATTTGAATATCTAAGCCAGTTGTATCGTGCTGTGGTAAATAAGCATTAACTTTTTTAATCATTTCAGCGTCGTGTGCACGGTTTTCATCTAACCAGAAAATTGCTGGTGTATTTGATAAACGAGAACGGTTTACTGCAAGCTTAACCCAATCTTGAATTGGTAAGTCTTTCGCTTGACACATACGGAAGATATCGCCAGATTCAACATTTTGCTCCATAAGAACAGTACCAGCTGCATCGATAACTTTAACCACACCATCAGATGCCATTTGGAATGTTTTATCGTGAGAACCATACTCTTCAGCTTTTTGCGCCATTAAACCAACGTTAGGTACAGTACCCATAGTTGTAACGTCAAATGCGCCATTTTCTTTACAGAAAGCAATTGTTTCAGAATATAACGTTGCATAACAACGATCAGGAATTACAGCTTTAGTATCTTGCTCTTCACCAGCAGTATTCCACATTTTACCACCGCCACGGATCATTGCAGGCATAGAAGCATCAATGATCACATCTGAAGGTACGTGTAAGTTAGTAATGCCTTTATCTGAATCAACCATAGCCATAGCTGGAGCATCAACATAAACAGCATCTAAATCAGCTTTGATTTCTGCTTGTAATGATTCATCTAAAGAACCAATTTTTGCGTAAACATCACCAATACCATTATTAACATCAACACCAAGGTCAGCAAATACTGTAGCGTGCTTATCGAAAACAGCTTTGTAAAATACTGATACACATTGGCCAAAAATGATTGGGTCAGAAACTTTCATCATCGTTGCTTTCATGTGTAAAGAGAATAAAACACCCTGTGCTTTAGCATCAGCAATTTGCTCAGCTAAGAACGCTTGTAATGCTTTTGAGTTCATTACCGATGAATCAATTATCTCACCAGCTAATAAAGGCGTAGAAGCTTTTAATACATTAACTGAACCGTCAGTAGCTGTGAATTCAATTTTAACATCAGTTGCTTCAGCAATAGTTACTGATTGCTCGCTACCATAAAAGTCACCGCCACTCATGTGTGAAACGTGAGACTTTGAATCTTTTGCCCAAGCTCCCATGCGGTGAGGGTTGTTTTTAGCAAATTGCTTAACAGAACCTGGTGCACGACGGTCAGAATTACCTTCACGTAATACAGGGTTAACCGCTGAACCTAATACTTTAGCGTATGCCGCTTTTATTGCTTTTTCTTTATCCGTTTTAGGATCTTCAGGAAACTCAGGTAATGCATAACCTTTGGCTTGAAGTTCTTTAATCGCAGCTTGTAATTGTGGAATTGAAGCACTGATGTTAGGTAACTTAATAATATTAGCTTCTGGTGTTTTAGCTAAAGCACCTAGCTCCGCAAGTGCATCGCCAATACGTTGCTCTTCAGGTAAATACTCAGCTAAGTTAGCTATAATACGACCGGCTAAAGAGATATCTTTAGTGATCATTTCAATACCAGCAGGAGCAGTAAATGCTTCAACAATTGGTAAAAATGAATGAGTTGCTAATGCAGGCGCTTCATCGGTAATGGTATAAATGATTTTTGAATTATCAGTTGTCATTTCAATTCCTATAGTATGCTTACCACTTAACTGTGGTGTAAGGCTTATTGTTACCTGTTAAGTTTTACTTTATTAAGTAGATTTAACAGTGTAATCGGGGTATTTATCTAATCGCGCAGTAGTATATCAGCATGTAATTGATTAAAATAGCCGTCACAAGGGGATATACCATTCATATTATTTATACTTGGTATTTATTATATGACTACCCAGTTATCAAAACACTAATGCATT
This genomic window contains:
- a CDS encoding arginase family protein; this translates as MKALQDSLLTTIKSCLCPPGDGVYTVNTAKERKQQLQQSIYQQTERIDLAWLKSLETLPQSNNAVMLGIASDCGGGILRGANWGPLFLRATLHEQSPELSYFDIGDVRVNPHLLHDKYLNELTISKCRDAFYQDNNAKYPVSPLSITELVADEFYATYPDKGLFGIGGDHSISYPLTKAYLKAKLQQDKRVAIIHFDAHTDLLVDRLGIDLCFGSWCTHILKYLHSPTHLIQIGIRSSGKPKAHWESKFGVTQHWAKEVQELGVEYVIGTILKQLQDEKIDELYVSFDIDAIDSSFVSATGTPEPDGLTPTEAMDILKALAEKYPITGADMMEIAPFTDTSGEGIKSSQQTLAVAAELSAFLLTKMSEN
- the clpA gene encoding ATP-dependent Clp protease ATP-binding subunit ClpA; this encodes MLNKDLEISLNLAFRQAKDSRHEFMTVEHLLLALLENPEAVDAINACGGDINKLKMEILNFIGETTPVIPQGDDDRETQPTLGFQRVLQRAVFHVQSSGKTEVNGANVLVAIFSEQESQAAYFLKKSDITRLDIVNYISHGIAKNLQPEEVSPSLEQPVTPEDESKNLDAYADNLNVLAARGEIDPMIGRANELNRAVQVLSRRRKNNPLFVGEAGVGKTAIAEGLAKLIVENKAPEVLADATIYSLDMGALLAGTKYRGDFEKRFKALLKELQKDKHAILFIDEIHTIIGAGAASGGMMDASNLIKPLLSSGKLRCMGSTTFQEFKTIFEKDRALARRFQKIDIHEPSIDETTKILMGLKERYEEHHSVKYSNKALRAAAELSAKYINDRFLPDKAIDVIDEAGAKQQLVTAAKRKKVINIGDIESIVASIARIPEKSVSSTEKDNLMNIDRNLKMVVFGQDEAIDGLTSVIRLSRAGLGAEEKPIGSFLFSGPTGVGKTEVTQQLAKQLGVELLRFDMSEYMEKHAVSRLIGAPPGYVGFEQGGLLTDSVIKHPHSVVLLDEIEKAHSDIYNILLQVMDHGTLTDNNGRKADFRNVVLVLTTNAGVQETQRKSIGFRQQDHSHDAMSEINRVFSPEFRNRLDSIIWFNHLENEVVEQVVDKFIVELQVQLDGKGVSLEMSKDARTWLANHGYDKSMGARPMARLIQEKLKKPLANELLFGNLMQGGVAKVCVNKKSDSLDVIVEPKKELVSQ
- the clpS gene encoding ATP-dependent Clp protease adapter ClpS encodes the protein MGKRKEELEGDLQTLEIEKEKFKRPSMYRVILLNDDYTPMDFVVEILSKFFGMNSDQATDIMLTIHYKGKASCGIFSAEVAETKVDLVCRYARENQHPLMCTMEKV
- the cspD gene encoding cold shock domain-containing protein CspD; this translates as MANGTVKWFNNAKGFGFICPEEGGEDIFAHYSTIVMDGYRTLKAGQHVDYELNQGPKGHHAASIKPTDCE
- a CDS encoding NADP-dependent isocitrate dehydrogenase; this translates as MTTDNSKIIYTITDEAPALATHSFLPIVEAFTAPAGIEMITKDISLAGRIIANLAEYLPEEQRIGDALAELGALAKTPEANIIKLPNISASIPQLQAAIKELQAKGYALPEFPEDPKTDKEKAIKAAYAKVLGSAVNPVLREGNSDRRAPGSVKQFAKNNPHRMGAWAKDSKSHVSHMSGGDFYGSEQSVTIAEATDVKIEFTATDGSVNVLKASTPLLAGEIIDSSVMNSKALQAFLAEQIADAKAQGVLFSLHMKATMMKVSDPIIFGQCVSVFYKAVFDKHATVFADLGVDVNNGIGDVYAKIGSLDESLQAEIKADLDAVYVDAPAMAMVDSDKGITNLHVPSDVIIDASMPAMIRGGGKMWNTAGEEQDTKAVIPDRCYATLYSETIAFCKENGAFDVTTMGTVPNVGLMAQKAEEYGSHDKTFQMASDGVVKVIDAAGTVLMEQNVESGDIFRMCQAKDLPIQDWVKLAVNRSRLSNTPAIFWLDENRAHDAEMIKKVNAYLPQHDTTGLDIQILAPIDATKVTLQRAKDGLDTISVTGNVLRDYLTDLFPILELGTSAKMLSIVPLMNGGGLFETGAGGSAPKHVQQFEQQNYLRWDSLGEFLALAASLEHVSGFANNPQAQVLADTLDAATATFLAENKSPARRVGQIDNRGSHFYLAMYWAQELAAQDTDAALKAKFTALAATLTENEAKIVEELNSAQGVENNIDGYYQANVELASKAMRPSATLNAALSAF